AGCAAAGGCCCGATTGTACGCACTCTTTGCGCCAACTCATAGATTGACCCCACGGCGGCGCTAAGGTTTGGCAAGCGCGGCCGTACTAGGGCGAGCCCATGGCAAAAGAACGCGTATCTCATCAATATTCGTGATATGTGCGGCATCTTCCGTTTTCATGATGCCAATAGCCGGCATCCTCCCTTCGATTTTAATTGTAACGACAGCGACTTACTTCTTGACTGACTCGACAATTGATCCGTACACTGCCCTCTTGTCTTGTCCGCTCGTTCCTGGACGCAACACTGGAAAAGCCTTACACCATGAAGCCCATGCACGATACGAAACGCTCCATCCTTACCCTGGCTGCGCTGGCCCTCCTGGCCACAGCACCGCTGAGTCGGGCGATGGACGCCGCACCTGCGTCGAGTATCCAGGCTGCCGCGAGCGGCGAACGCAGCACGCTGGCCGCATCGCTGACAAAGATCGGGGCGGACAAGGCCGACGAGTACCGCGAGACCGACGTCTGGGGCCGTATCCGCAGCGGCTATGCGATTCCCGACCTGAACAATGCGCTGGTAACCCGCCATGCCCAGGCCTATGCGAATCACCCGGCCAACCTGTCCCGCATTTCGGGCCGCGCCTCGCCCTACCTGTACCACGTGGTGTCGGAACTCGAAAAGCGCGGCATGCCGACCGAGCTGGCCCTGCTGCCGGTGATCGAATCGGCCTTCAACCCGCAAGCCATGTCGAGCGCGAATGCCGCCGGCCTGTGGCAATTCGTGCCCGGCACCGGCAAGGACTTCGACCTGCGCCAGAACATGTTCAAGGACGAGCGGCGCGGCGTGATTGCCTCGACCGACGCCGCCCTGACCTATCTGCAGCGCCTGTACACGATGTTCGGCGACTGGCCGCTGGCCCTCGCGGCGTATAACTGGGGCGAAGGCAATGTTCAGCGCGCCATCAAGAAAAACCAGGAACTGGGCAAGCCGACCGATTTCGAGAGCCTGGCCGAGCTGATGCCGGCGGAGACCCGCAACTACGTGCCCAAGCTGCAGGCGGTCAAGAACGTGGTGGCCAATCCTTCCCAGTACGGCGTGGTGCTGCCGGCGATCGACAACCAGCCCTATTTCACCACGGTCGACAAGACCAGCGACATCGACCTGGCCATCGCGGCCCAGCTGGCCGAGATGTCGCTCGACGAATTCAAGGCGCTCAATCCGCAATTCAAGAAGCCGGTCATCATCGGCGGCGAACGCACCAAGATCCTGCTGCCGACCGAGAACGCCGAGAAATTCCATAGCAACCTGGCGCAATGGGGCCATGCGTTGTCAACCTGGACCACGCACAAGATCACCGGCGCCCGCGTGACCATCGCCCAGCTGGCCTCCAAGTTCGGCACCACGCCCGAAGTCATTCGCGAAGCCAACAATATCCCGGCCAAGTCGCGCCTCAAGGCCGGCTCGACCATCCTGGTGCCGAAGACGTCGGCGTCCAGCCACGGCGACATCGCCGAGAACATCATCGAGAACGCGGTGGTCGCGTTCGAGGCCGACCGCGGCAGGGCCACCCGCAATGCCTCGCGCTTCAAGGCCAAGGCCGGCGCCAGCAAGAACAGCAAGCGCATCGCGCGCAATACCTCGTCCAAGCGCAAGCAGCGCTGAGCTGGCGGGCCGCCGGCCCCGCCCATGCTGCCGTCAGGCTAGATATTGCTGTGCAGCATTAGCTGCACAGTTTTACGCCTGCTCGTGCACGAAACCGGAAAAACCTGTATAGTACGGTTTGTGCGCTGCGGCATGATGCCGCTTTGGTAGCAAGAACAGTTACAGCGACAGCAGTACAACTAGCAGCTACGCAAACCCCAGGCAGC
This portion of the Telluria beijingensis genome encodes:
- a CDS encoding transglycosylase SLT domain-containing protein, translating into MKPMHDTKRSILTLAALALLATAPLSRAMDAAPASSIQAAASGERSTLAASLTKIGADKADEYRETDVWGRIRSGYAIPDLNNALVTRHAQAYANHPANLSRISGRASPYLYHVVSELEKRGMPTELALLPVIESAFNPQAMSSANAAGLWQFVPGTGKDFDLRQNMFKDERRGVIASTDAALTYLQRLYTMFGDWPLALAAYNWGEGNVQRAIKKNQELGKPTDFESLAELMPAETRNYVPKLQAVKNVVANPSQYGVVLPAIDNQPYFTTVDKTSDIDLAIAAQLAEMSLDEFKALNPQFKKPVIIGGERTKILLPTENAEKFHSNLAQWGHALSTWTTHKITGARVTIAQLASKFGTTPEVIREANNIPAKSRLKAGSTILVPKTSASSHGDIAENIIENAVVAFEADRGRATRNASRFKAKAGASKNSKRIARNTSSKRKQR